In Anoplopoma fimbria isolate UVic2021 breed Golden Eagle Sablefish chromosome 7, Afim_UVic_2022, whole genome shotgun sequence, the DNA window GCTGCACCACAACAGGGTCATCAAAAGGCACCTTCAGGGTGTAGCCAAGAGTGTTGTTGGGGTGAACAACTTTAGAGATGTTGtggctgcttgtgtttgtaAAGGGAACTGAAAATTCCATTCCATTCAAATGAACAGCAGCCAACTCTACGTCTTCAGGGACGTCGCCGAGGTAGACCGTGAACATACGCTCCTCAAGAACGGttcctgaaaatgaaaacattcagatTGTGGTTGCGTCAActtaacaaatgtgtttgtcatCGTCTTACTGTTCTCTGTAAAAACAGGGCGTGACAGCAGGGGAGTAGCCAGCGTCCTGTGAAAGCGAAGTCTGGTGTGAACTTGATCCTCATCCACAGAGATTTGCTCCAAGTAGAGATCAAAGATGTAGAACTCGTGAAGGTCGCCAGACACAATGCTCTGCAAGAGAACAAAATGTATCAAGGAACAGTTTCTTCATTCAAGTGTGCTACTAGAGAAGAGGTCCACCTCAACATTTTAAGACCGCTATATCAATAATGATTTCGCTAAGTTACATATGGAGGAGCCTGAATGCTTCTTGACTCAAAGTTATGAAGCTCTACATCAGTGCCTCCTGACCTTCCTGTATCCTCCTTCAGCATTATAGGGGATGCTGATCTCAACTGTGGTGTTGTGCTTCTCCACAATGTAGCCTCTCTCCTCTGCAACTGGTTGCGCCACAAGTTCACCATTGACTCCAATGTTGACCTGAGTCTCTTGTAGACCAGACAAAAGCGGGTGCAGCTCCTCAGGAGTCTCCCACATCATGTAGCCGCCGTCATCATAAGACCCTTCATCTGTGGACATTACACTTTTATTAAAGCTTTACTTGTATCAAGGGGAGAAGAAGCCACAGCAGAAAAGATGGTTATACTGACGCATGGAGCAAGCAGCCACCAGGTCGACCATGAGGACCACCCAGCTTTGTTTGGAGAACAGAGTTGCATGGACAGCCTCTACTGGAACACCATTCACCTGGAGAGAGACTCAAATTATCATAACCTGCTTTGGATGAGATGCTAAAGATGATATTATGCATCAGTGGTTTACTTCAGTGCTGAATGAGTCAGGTTGTCCATACGGAGTACGAAACACAAGCCTTCCATCGGTCAAGTCAAACTCATAGCCCTGATCGCGAACTTCAGTAACGCTCATTGGCGCCAGCTGCTCcccatttttgtgaaatatcacCTGCCAGCCTGAAGTGGATGATGCCTAGAAAGGGGATATGTTTGATGGTTGTACTTACTGCATGTTTAATCCAGTTATACACAAGTGAGTCAGCCCAATACAACAAAGTTGAAACATACAGCTTTTATAGCAGCATTCATGTCATCTTTCCTCTTCTCAGACGGACAGGTGACTTCACTCCTCACAGACACCTACAGAGGAAACCAGAGTTAGTAAATTATTCTAAACCATTCCCATTTTAATTTTACAAGGTGTAAACAAGCTTACCTCCATGTAGTTTTCCTCACAGGTAATTTCTCTGTGAGAccaggggagagagggagaacaggTCTGGTTCAGAGCGTAGCTGTCCTCCGTTCCTTCATGAGTCGCAATCAGGTTGAAGTTAAATGTGAAGACCTCATCATCCTGAAAGAGCAGAGTAGAAAATGACAGGATGCAACAACTTGTCTCTacattaaaagtaaagaaatttCCTGTGCACACACCTTGTTGTCAGTGTGACAGCTGAAGTAAGAGGCTCGGAGCTCCAGACGGCCCAGTGAAGGGACAAGACTGACACTGTAGCCACACTGAGCTGCATACTGCTTAGTGATGACGTACACACCTGTCCCATCTGGAAGACAAAAAGTTTTagtctttaaacatttttgcaagaCAGTGAAATACACTAAAATATAGCCAAATTCAAACAAGACAGTCTTAAGAACGGACTCAAGAAATGGGTTTAAGAGCAAATGTAGCTCAAGACTGAGCGCTCAACCAAAGCCCACACCTGCTGTACCTGGTGAAGCTGTGCAGAACTTACCAACAGCCTCAAAGTGAGGATTATTCCCAGTGAAGGAGAGATCAACAGCTATCATGAAGTAACGATCACGACACTCCATATGGAGAGCTCCTGCATGAACACAAAGAAAGTGTCTCAAAATGCAATCATTATTGTTGTGGGATGatgaaacaacttttaaaaatctcacCATTGGGAATATTATCACATTTTGCAGTTGCCCACACAGACAGGAGCAAGGTCACactggaagaaagaaaaaaaacatgaattgaaaaaaatacatgtgcaATAACATCAATTAACAGCTTATAAATGACCATTAAACATTGCTTACCCAAGGCAGAACCCAAAAGCCATAGTAATGGATGTGTTAGCAGTGTCTAAAGCTAGCCTAGCAGCTAACAAACTACACTGGTTAACCAACACAAGCTACAGTGAACCACTTGCTTGGTGAATATCCTTACCAACCTGGCAACATGTGGCTGCTGTCTGCTGCACCAGCTTTTATAAGTCGGTTCAGTCACCAACCAATCAGAGGCCTTCAGGTGGTCCTCATGTGTATCTTGTTAGCAATCAAGCTCATGTCCAATCAgtggacttttttctttttttacagcagggaaagcacaggtgtaactaatgACATCAACGATGGCAGCATGTTTAATGCCAGGGCCCTTGAACAAGAATGCCAAAAGTTACTGCagataaaatgaatgtaattaaTTCAACCTGCTATGACAGGAACATGTCTTAGCAGCTAATGAGGTATCTGTCTGCTTTACCTTCTTTAACACATTATCTTTGGCCCTGGTATTTAagtaaaaccttttaaaaaagcacTGATAGTCTCTATTTTAGTAGAAGGTACTTGATGTAGACAAAGCCAGTGTTATAGAATGCGTTAGTAGTCtataatgaataattaaacaaaatcaCAGAATGGATTACATGTCTACAAAGAGACTGTaccttttcatttgatttttcatatattatcagaataaacacaacagagaaaataaattaaataacttCCAACAAAGACCcaatcaaaatataaaacaaagcagcgttcatttatttaatttccagGTCATGTATACAGAGACCCATGTGCAGAGCATCAGTAGCAGCAGGATGGAGACAAGCGTCCATGTGGTCCACACTGAAACTCCAGAAAAGAGACAAGAGGTTAAACATCGAGTTCCTTACACCAACTTTAAtgacatttcagtttgaatACAAAGTAGATTTCTGCAGAACATTTAGCACAGTGttaacaataatttaataacagtttaaataaagtttcgTTACCTAGATTTTGGTTTTGCTGTCCATCTAAATTCACTCTCCATTTTCTTTGGCCTGATTTGATTGGagaacaaatcaaacatttacataattaatCTGAAATATGAGTTGCAGCCTgactggtattttttttttttaatactaacTGAAGTCACAGtttcactaacacacacacacacacacctgtgtttgCAGCTTCCCTGCGTGTGCGTTTGACCAGTGTGGATGAAAGGTCCAGAGTGGAGTTCAAAGGTTGCTGGATAGCGAGAATACTACTATGGTTTGCTGGGTAGCGACACTGAATTGTCAACCTAAAACAGATGAGACTCACATCAACACTATCATTTAAAGACAGACTGAGTTCAGTATGTGAGTGTCTCACCTGTATGGAGCATCTCTGTGTATGAGAGGATCATCTAAAGGCAGAAAATCTTGAAGGTAACTGATCTGGTTTTCATAAACAAGGACATTTCCCTCCGTCTGAGGAAATATGAAATCAGAAAACACGCCAGGGAAACATATTTATTGTGTGGATCTCCATTAATTAAAGCATCTCACATTTACAGTCGTCCCACAGGAGTCCAGGCTGAAGCTGAACAGGGCTCTGGCACTGTCTGTCTCCATGGGAACACAGCTGGGGTCCAGTAGGGTGGTCCGGTTGGGGTTGGTGGGCGGAATGGTGTGGGTGGTGTCCACTACTGCCACCATC includes these proteins:
- the LOC129093108 gene encoding uncharacterized protein LOC129093108, translating into MAFGFCLGVTLLLSVWATAKCDNIPNGALHMECRDRYFMIAVDLSFTGNNPHFEAVDGTGVYVITKQYAAQCGYSVSLVPSLGRLELRASYFSCHTDNKDDEVFTFNFNLIATHEGTEDSYALNQTCSPSLPWSHREITCEENYMEVSVRSEVTCPSEKRKDDMNAAIKAASSTSGWQVIFHKNGEQLAPMSVTEVRDQGYEFDLTDGRLVFRTPYGQPDSFSTEVNGVPVEAVHATLFSKQSWVVLMVDLVAACSMHEGSYDDGGYMMWETPEELHPLLSGLQETQVNIGVNGELVAQPVAEERGYIVEKHNTTVEISIPYNAEGGYRKSIVSGDLHEFYIFDLYLEQISVDEDQVHTRLRFHRTLATPLLSRPVFTENRTVLEERMFTVYLGDVPEDVELAAVHLNGMEFSVPFTNTSSHNISKVVHPNNTLGYTLKVPFDDPVVVQQFSKENAAMQHTLDINYTLTVLPENEPFYHLTSVMAFTDASPPAFAAVCTESGIIFKLDHRPFDYLWDIGIGSDLLTPELAAQHGYIMSNDSQSLLLEVPLFSHGYEYKDVTLKGFFGTFEILMRDHETSEVQSSTIKTCLFSTTELIMCSTDGKMTVVADLSLAISSGGVPARTNLADKYCGPKETDGTRALFSFPLNSCGSTIKLGKEHVSYENKILFSKKLHALKNPGDSGNDIDRVTMKCTYALGGLFRLFSVYRFESDTPGVGLIVHSVKSTEGVQSPTIEPTTVSTARRTRRPFSVRPGYRPPAQYIKVQSILKNISKKGAIGSSQVNVTPY